A region of Chitinophaga horti DNA encodes the following proteins:
- a CDS encoding DUF6728 family protein, translating to MKSIFQQILQYLFIRKKDPNAPQSRYTSMMHGMNRISILLFLVALIVMIIRLIRH from the coding sequence ATGAAAAGTATATTCCAACAAATCCTCCAGTACCTCTTTATCCGCAAAAAAGATCCGAACGCGCCCCAATCGCGCTACACCAGCATGATGCACGGCATGAACCGTATCTCCATCTTACTGTTCCTGGTGGCGTTGATCGTTATGATCATCAGGTTGATCCGGCATTAA
- the lpxB gene encoding lipid-A-disaccharide synthase, with protein MKYYIIAGEASGDLHGSNLIKQLRQLDTAADIRCWGGDMMEQAGAKVVKHYRELAFMGFIEVVMNLRTILKNLDTCKKDILAYKPDVLVLIDYPGFNLRIAEWAKEQGIKVAFYISPQVWAWKEGRVKKIKQTVDKMLVILPFEKDFYRDKWNYEVEYVGHPLIEVVKEARAQTPAKPFSDKPVIALLPGSRRQEVQMKLPIMLTMARYFPEYQFVVAQAPSLDDAFVNGFVSAYPNVSLVKGQTYPLLMQAKAALVTSGTATLETALFGVPEVVCYKGSSISYFVAKRLIKVKYISLVNLIMDKPVVKELIQHDLTEANLLKELTLLLKDEHKQQQMKADYAALWTLLGEGNASRRAAQSIVDML; from the coding sequence ATGAAATATTACATTATTGCCGGGGAGGCTTCGGGAGATTTGCATGGCAGTAACCTCATTAAACAGCTCAGGCAGCTGGATACGGCCGCCGATATCCGTTGCTGGGGCGGCGATATGATGGAGCAGGCTGGCGCTAAAGTGGTGAAACATTACCGCGAACTGGCATTCATGGGCTTCATCGAAGTCGTGATGAACCTGCGCACCATTCTCAAAAATCTCGATACCTGCAAAAAAGATATTCTTGCTTACAAGCCCGATGTACTCGTGCTCATCGACTACCCGGGCTTTAACCTGCGCATTGCCGAATGGGCGAAAGAACAGGGCATAAAAGTCGCCTTTTATATTTCTCCGCAGGTGTGGGCCTGGAAGGAAGGCCGTGTGAAAAAGATCAAACAGACGGTGGATAAAATGCTGGTGATCCTGCCCTTCGAAAAAGACTTTTACCGCGATAAATGGAACTACGAGGTAGAGTACGTGGGGCACCCGTTAATCGAAGTGGTAAAAGAAGCGCGGGCGCAAACACCAGCAAAGCCGTTTTCCGATAAACCGGTGATAGCCCTGTTGCCCGGCAGCCGCCGCCAGGAGGTGCAAATGAAACTGCCCATCATGCTCACCATGGCGCGTTACTTTCCCGAGTATCAGTTTGTTGTGGCCCAGGCCCCCAGCCTTGACGATGCGTTTGTGAATGGTTTCGTATCCGCTTATCCCAACGTATCGCTCGTAAAAGGCCAGACTTACCCACTGCTGATGCAGGCCAAAGCTGCGTTGGTGACTTCCGGTACGGCCACCCTCGAAACCGCGTTGTTTGGCGTGCCCGAAGTGGTCTGCTACAAAGGCAGCTCCATCTCGTACTTCGTTGCCAAACGCCTCATCAAAGTGAAGTACATTTCCCTGGTGAACCTTATCATGGATAAGCCGGTAGTAAAGGAACTCATCCAGCACGATCTCACAGAAGCCAACCTGCTGAAGGAGCTTACGCTGCTGCTGAAAGACGAGCACAAACAACAACAAATGAAGGCCGATTACGCCGCCCTGTGGACCCTCCTGGGCGAAGGCAACGCCTCCCGCCGCGCTGCCCAATCGATCGTTGATATGTTGTAG
- the surE gene encoding 5'/3'-nucleotidase SurE, protein MAKEETTILVTNDDGIIAPGIRALVNAVKALGRVVVVAPDSPQSGKGHAITIGTPLRLDQVDLFEGIEAWQCSGTPVDCVKLARAKILHRRPDICVSGINHGANHSINIIYSGTMSAAMEAALEGVPSVGFSFLDYRYDADFTLPQQVAHEVTAKMINTKLPAGTLFNVNIPVVDASAYKGLRICRQANAKWVEEFEERIDPHSKKYYWLTGEFRNLDEGEDTDVWALENGYSSLVPVQYDLTDYKLKQQLISEWKL, encoded by the coding sequence TTGGCAAAAGAGGAAACAACCATACTGGTAACAAACGACGACGGCATTATCGCCCCGGGCATCCGGGCGTTGGTGAATGCAGTGAAAGCACTGGGCCGCGTAGTGGTGGTAGCGCCGGATAGCCCCCAATCGGGCAAAGGGCATGCGATTACCATTGGTACCCCTTTGCGGCTCGACCAGGTGGATTTGTTTGAGGGCATAGAGGCCTGGCAGTGTTCGGGCACCCCGGTAGACTGTGTGAAACTGGCCAGGGCCAAAATACTGCACCGCCGCCCCGATATTTGCGTGAGTGGTATTAACCACGGGGCCAATCACTCCATCAACATTATTTACTCCGGCACCATGTCCGCCGCTATGGAAGCAGCTTTGGAAGGCGTGCCCTCCGTTGGCTTCTCGTTCCTCGATTACCGATACGATGCCGATTTTACCCTGCCCCAACAGGTGGCACACGAAGTAACGGCGAAAATGATCAATACCAAATTGCCCGCCGGTACGTTATTCAACGTGAATATACCTGTCGTGGACGCATCGGCTTACAAAGGCTTAAGAATATGCAGGCAGGCCAATGCGAAATGGGTTGAAGAGTTTGAAGAAAGAATAGATCCGCATAGCAAAAAATACTACTGGTTAACAGGCGAGTTCCGCAACCTGGACGAAGGTGAAGACACCGACGTGTGGGCGCTGGAAAACGGTTACTCCTCCCTGGTGCCGGTCCAATACGATCTTACCGATTACAAACTCAAGCAACAACTAATATCCGAATGGAAGCTCTGA
- a CDS encoding ABC transporter permease — MLHIIRTEWLKVKSYRTFWVLFGVAIVFIPAINTIVAEVNRNVKDQSKGIINVSLYDFSTVWQMIVNVNTNLTIFFGFLLVILVTNEFTFKTHRQNIIDGWERREFILAKFFWVVALSVISLLVTVITGLIMGSVYGTSSVSFDHFESVWFYFGQTILMLTLALLAGVFIRRAGLAIVLYLAYTMGAEQILVMLGKKYLGSVASLLPMQAADEMMPQPMVGKMIPNVDLYPTAVYAVATVAYIGLFAYLVYRKMSRADL; from the coding sequence ATGTTACATATCATACGCACAGAATGGCTGAAAGTAAAGAGTTACCGTACCTTTTGGGTGCTCTTCGGCGTGGCCATCGTTTTTATTCCCGCCATCAATACCATCGTTGCCGAAGTAAACCGCAACGTAAAGGACCAGTCGAAAGGTATTATCAACGTATCGTTGTACGACTTTTCCACCGTATGGCAGATGATTGTGAACGTTAACACCAACCTCACCATCTTCTTCGGTTTCCTGCTGGTGATCCTTGTCACCAATGAGTTCACGTTTAAAACGCACCGCCAGAACATCATCGACGGCTGGGAGCGCAGGGAGTTTATCCTGGCCAAGTTCTTTTGGGTAGTGGCTTTGTCCGTTATCAGCCTGCTCGTGACCGTTATTACCGGTTTGATCATGGGTAGCGTGTACGGTACGAGCAGCGTGTCGTTCGACCACTTCGAATCCGTGTGGTTCTATTTCGGGCAGACGATCCTGATGTTGACCCTGGCCTTGCTGGCCGGCGTATTTATTCGTCGTGCGGGCCTGGCGATCGTGCTGTACCTGGCTTATACCATGGGAGCAGAGCAGATACTGGTGATGCTCGGTAAAAAATACCTTGGCAGTGTTGCCTCCCTGTTGCCCATGCAGGCGGCGGACGAAATGATGCCGCAACCGATGGTGGGTAAAATGATCCCGAATGTGGACCTGTACCCGACCGCGGTGTATGCAGTGGCAACGGTGGCCTATATCGGCCTGTTTGCCTACCTGGTATACCGGAAGATGTCGCGGGCAGATCTCTAG
- a CDS encoding ABC transporter ATP-binding protein — MSILSLHNITKSYGRIQALNGVSFEVPAGSVFGILGPNGSGKTTLLGIVTDVLKADSGSFTLFDGSPDADARKKMGTLLETPNFYHYLSAYDNLRIAASIKGRGEDDIARVLDIAGLTERQHSKFKTFSLGMKQRLAIASALLGDPGVLVLDEPTNGLDPVGIAEVRNLIRKLATSGKTVIMASHLLDEVEKVCDHVAIMLKGKLLMSGPVSLVISREDYVLELSAADLEGLQQKLSTHPELASIASSNGLLHVSFKNGTIAEDVNAWCFSNGIRLNHLVIRKKSLEAAFFEITKA; from the coding sequence GTGTCAATTCTATCCCTTCACAACATTACCAAAAGCTACGGCCGTATACAGGCCTTGAACGGCGTGTCGTTCGAGGTGCCGGCAGGCAGCGTATTTGGTATACTCGGTCCGAACGGCAGTGGTAAAACTACCCTGCTCGGTATCGTTACCGATGTACTTAAGGCCGACAGCGGCTCCTTTACTTTGTTTGATGGTAGCCCCGATGCCGATGCCCGTAAAAAGATGGGTACCCTGCTGGAAACGCCTAACTTTTATCATTACCTCTCCGCCTACGATAACCTGCGCATTGCAGCCTCTATCAAAGGGCGCGGGGAAGACGATATAGCCCGTGTGCTGGACATTGCCGGTCTTACCGAACGCCAGCACTCCAAGTTCAAAACCTTTTCGCTGGGTATGAAACAACGCCTCGCCATTGCCTCCGCGCTGCTCGGCGACCCCGGCGTACTTGTGCTGGACGAGCCCACCAACGGCCTCGACCCGGTAGGCATCGCCGAAGTAAGGAACCTGATCCGCAAACTGGCCACCTCCGGTAAAACCGTGATCATGGCCAGCCACCTGCTCGATGAAGTGGAAAAAGTGTGCGACCACGTAGCCATCATGCTGAAAGGCAAACTACTCATGAGCGGACCGGTAAGCCTGGTGATCAGCCGTGAAGATTATGTGCTGGAGCTGAGCGCCGCCGACCTCGAAGGTTTGCAGCAAAAGCTGTCCACCCACCCCGAACTGGCCAGCATCGCTTCGTCCAACGGTTTGTTGCACGTAAGCTTCAAGAACGGCACTATTGCAGAAGACGTGAACGCCTGGTGCTTCAGCAACGGCATCCGCCTTAATCATCTCGTTATCCGCAAAAAGAGCCTGGAAGCGGCATTTTTTGAAATTACCAAAGCTTAA
- a CDS encoding 3-hydroxyacyl-CoA dehydrogenase/enoyl-CoA hydratase family protein: MQRRINKVAVLGSGVMGSRIACHFAGVGVKVLLLDIAPKELTDAEKAKGLSTDHPAVKNRIVNDALQAALKSNPSPVFNKDVAKHIKTGNFTDNMKDIAGCDWVIEVVVENLDVKRIVFEQVEQYRKPGTLITSNTSGIPIHLMTAGRSEDFKKHFCGTHFFNPPRYLRLLEIIPTPHTDPAVIDFLMEYGDLYLGKTTVLAKDTPAFIANRVGVFSIMAIFHLMEEMGLNVDEIDALTGPVIGRPKSATFRTADVVGIDTLVKVAVGVAQNCPQDEAKAIFSIPGFLQKIVDNKWLGDKTGQGFYKKTKGDGGKEILTLDLKTMEYGPRQKAKFGSIEAAKPIDDLKQRIKAVNAGTDKAGQFYQAFHAYLFSYTSNRIPEIADDLYKVDDAMKAGFGWEIGAFETWDLLGVENGVKLIEARGLTVAQWVKDMLAKGITKFYKVDNGKKYYYSQVSQQYEAIPGTDNFIILENYAGNVIWKNSACSLYDLGDGVACLDWKTKMNTIGGEVLEGIHKAVDRAEKDFLGLVIGNDGGVFSAGANVGMIFMFAAEQEYDELDMAVRLFQRSTMRLRYSSVPVVVAPHGLTLGGGCEMSLHADKVQAAAESYIGLVEFGVGLIPGGGGTKEMALRASDEFREGLVENNILQERYLTIATAKVSTSALEAFDLGILRHGTDEISMNQSRVIADAKRSVIEIATDGYTRPQERTDIKVLGRGGLGAMLAGVNGMKVGNYISEHDAKIAGKLAYVMCGGDLSEPALVSEQYLLDLEREAFLSLCGERKTLERLQHMLKTGKPLRN; this comes from the coding sequence ATGCAGAGAAGAATCAATAAAGTAGCTGTACTGGGATCGGGTGTTATGGGATCACGTATTGCCTGCCATTTTGCAGGTGTAGGCGTTAAGGTATTGTTGCTGGATATTGCCCCGAAAGAACTTACCGACGCGGAAAAGGCAAAAGGATTAAGTACTGATCATCCCGCAGTGAAAAATCGCATTGTAAATGACGCTTTGCAGGCTGCTTTAAAGTCGAACCCCTCACCGGTGTTTAACAAAGATGTAGCGAAACATATTAAGACGGGCAACTTTACCGATAACATGAAGGATATTGCCGGTTGCGATTGGGTGATAGAAGTAGTGGTAGAAAACCTCGACGTAAAACGCATCGTGTTCGAACAGGTGGAACAATACCGTAAACCGGGAACGCTCATCACATCCAACACTTCGGGCATTCCTATTCACCTGATGACAGCAGGCCGCAGCGAAGACTTTAAGAAACACTTCTGCGGTACGCACTTCTTCAACCCGCCGCGCTACCTGCGCCTGCTTGAAATTATACCTACGCCGCATACAGATCCTGCAGTGATCGACTTTCTGATGGAGTACGGCGACCTGTACCTGGGTAAAACGACCGTACTCGCGAAAGATACACCGGCCTTTATTGCCAACCGTGTAGGCGTGTTCTCGATCATGGCCATCTTTCACCTGATGGAAGAAATGGGTTTAAATGTGGATGAGATAGATGCGTTGACCGGTCCCGTAATCGGCAGGCCTAAATCAGCCACCTTCCGCACGGCGGATGTAGTGGGCATCGATACGCTGGTGAAAGTAGCCGTAGGCGTTGCGCAGAACTGCCCGCAGGACGAAGCAAAAGCGATATTCAGCATTCCCGGCTTTTTGCAGAAGATAGTGGATAACAAATGGCTGGGCGACAAAACCGGCCAGGGTTTTTATAAGAAAACGAAAGGTGATGGCGGTAAAGAAATACTCACCCTCGACCTGAAAACGATGGAATACGGTCCGCGCCAGAAAGCGAAGTTCGGCAGCATTGAAGCGGCCAAACCCATCGACGATCTGAAGCAGCGCATCAAAGCGGTAAACGCTGGTACCGATAAAGCCGGACAATTTTACCAGGCTTTTCACGCGTACCTGTTTTCGTATACCAGTAACCGTATCCCTGAAATAGCGGACGATCTGTATAAAGTAGACGATGCCATGAAAGCCGGCTTTGGCTGGGAGATAGGCGCCTTCGAAACCTGGGACTTGCTGGGTGTGGAAAATGGCGTAAAGCTCATCGAAGCCCGGGGCTTGACCGTGGCGCAGTGGGTGAAAGATATGCTGGCCAAAGGCATCACGAAATTCTATAAAGTAGATAACGGGAAGAAATACTATTACAGCCAGGTGTCGCAGCAATATGAAGCAATACCCGGGACCGATAATTTCATCATCCTGGAAAACTATGCAGGCAACGTTATCTGGAAAAACAGCGCCTGCAGTTTGTACGACCTTGGCGACGGGGTGGCCTGCCTCGACTGGAAAACCAAGATGAACACCATTGGCGGCGAAGTGCTGGAGGGCATTCACAAAGCGGTAGACCGTGCAGAGAAAGACTTCCTTGGACTGGTAATCGGTAACGACGGCGGTGTATTTTCTGCCGGTGCCAATGTGGGCATGATCTTTATGTTCGCAGCGGAACAGGAATATGATGAGCTGGACATGGCCGTGCGCCTTTTCCAGCGTAGCACCATGCGCCTGCGTTATTCCTCCGTACCGGTAGTGGTAGCGCCTCACGGCCTTACTCTGGGCGGTGGCTGCGAAATGAGTCTGCATGCGGATAAGGTACAGGCGGCGGCTGAAAGTTATATAGGCCTGGTGGAGTTTGGCGTAGGCCTTATTCCCGGCGGCGGCGGTACCAAAGAAATGGCCTTACGCGCATCGGACGAGTTCCGCGAAGGACTGGTAGAAAACAACATCCTGCAGGAAAGATACCTCACGATCGCCACCGCGAAAGTGAGCACTTCCGCACTGGAGGCCTTTGACCTGGGCATTTTACGCCATGGTACCGACGAGATCAGTATGAACCAGAGCCGCGTGATCGCCGACGCTAAAAGAAGTGTGATCGAGATTGCGACGGATGGGTATACCCGTCCGCAGGAGCGTACCGATATCAAAGTATTGGGACGCGGCGGCCTGGGCGCCATGCTGGCCGGTGTGAACGGAATGAAAGTAGGCAATTACATCTCCGAACACGATGCGAAGATTGCCGGTAAACTGGCGTACGTCATGTGTGGCGGCGACCTGAGCGAGCCTGCACTGGTAAGCGAGCAATACCTGCTGGACCTCGAACGGGAGGCGTTCCTAAGCCTCTGTGGCGAAAGAAAAACCCTGGAGAGGTTACAGCACATGCTGAAAACGGGCAAGCCTTTACGGAATTAA
- the metG gene encoding methionine--tRNA ligase, whose protein sequence is MKQFNRYLVTAALPYANGPVHIGHLAGCYLPSDIYVRYLRATGADVKFIGGTDEHGVPITIKAMKEGVTPQDIVDKYYAIIRDSFAAMGISFDIFSRTSREVHHETASAFFKNMYDKGLFEEKESEQYYDEVKNVFLADRYIIGTCPKCGNDRAYGDQCENCGTSLSPDELINPRSALSDAVPVKRTTKHWYMPLANYEPWLKEWLLEGHKEWKNNVYGQCKSWIDSGLQSRAMTRDSNWGIKVPLPDAEGKVLYVWFDAPIGYISATKELTPEWEKYWCQDDTKLVHFIGKDNIVFHCIIFPAMLHAHGNFVLPENVPANEFLNIEGEKVSTSRNWAVWVHDYVKDFPDQQDILRYVLCSTAPETKDNDFTWKDFQDRNNSELVAIFGNFVNRTMVLMHKLCGGKVPPMHADVKDERDDAVFAALQSAKQKITDSLENYRFREALAEMMNVAREGNRYLQEKAPWLLAKTPELQAENQKVIDNCLHVCLQLTANLAIFANPFLPFTAQKICHMLKVVDRMLDWSNAGSMKLLSVGYSLRAPELLFKKIEDEQVNQQVEKLHAGLAQSAAAAAATAPAKPEAEKKAEIQYDDFAKLELKAGTIIAAEKVAKADKLLKLTVDLGSEQRTVVSGIAMHYQPEDVVGKQVTLVANLAPRKMRGIESQGMILMAEDKDGRLVFVNPAEAVAPGSNVS, encoded by the coding sequence ATGAAACAATTTAACAGATATCTGGTTACTGCGGCGCTGCCTTACGCAAATGGTCCTGTTCACATCGGGCACCTTGCTGGCTGTTACCTGCCATCGGATATATACGTACGTTACCTGCGGGCGACCGGGGCAGACGTGAAATTTATTGGCGGTACCGACGAACATGGCGTTCCCATTACCATTAAGGCAATGAAGGAAGGCGTGACGCCGCAGGATATAGTAGACAAATATTACGCGATTATACGCGATAGTTTCGCGGCCATGGGCATCAGCTTCGATATCTTTTCGCGCACGTCCAGGGAAGTGCATCACGAAACTGCATCGGCCTTCTTTAAGAACATGTACGACAAAGGCCTGTTCGAAGAAAAAGAGAGCGAGCAGTATTATGATGAAGTGAAAAATGTATTCCTCGCCGACCGTTACATCATAGGCACCTGTCCTAAATGTGGCAACGACCGTGCTTATGGCGACCAGTGCGAAAACTGCGGTACATCCCTTAGTCCGGATGAGCTGATCAATCCCCGTTCTGCCCTTAGTGATGCGGTGCCTGTTAAACGTACCACCAAACATTGGTATATGCCGCTGGCCAACTACGAACCATGGTTAAAAGAATGGTTGCTGGAAGGTCATAAGGAATGGAAAAATAACGTGTACGGCCAGTGTAAAAGCTGGATCGACAGCGGCCTGCAAAGCCGCGCGATGACGCGCGACAGCAACTGGGGTATTAAAGTGCCCCTGCCCGATGCAGAAGGCAAAGTGCTGTACGTATGGTTCGATGCGCCGATCGGTTACATCTCCGCCACTAAAGAACTTACGCCCGAATGGGAAAAGTACTGGTGCCAGGACGATACCAAACTGGTACACTTTATCGGCAAGGACAACATCGTTTTTCACTGTATCATCTTCCCCGCGATGCTGCATGCGCACGGCAATTTCGTGTTGCCAGAGAACGTGCCTGCCAACGAGTTTCTCAACATCGAAGGCGAAAAAGTATCTACCTCGCGTAACTGGGCGGTGTGGGTGCATGATTATGTAAAAGACTTCCCGGATCAGCAGGATATACTGCGCTACGTATTGTGCAGCACTGCGCCGGAAACAAAGGATAACGACTTTACCTGGAAAGACTTCCAGGACCGGAATAACAGCGAACTGGTAGCCATCTTTGGTAACTTTGTGAACCGTACGATGGTGCTGATGCATAAGCTGTGTGGTGGTAAAGTGCCGCCTATGCATGCAGATGTAAAAGATGAAAGGGATGATGCAGTGTTTGCAGCATTACAAAGCGCTAAACAAAAAATCACCGATTCGCTGGAAAACTATCGCTTCCGCGAAGCGCTGGCAGAAATGATGAACGTAGCGCGCGAAGGCAACCGTTACCTGCAGGAGAAAGCGCCATGGCTGCTGGCTAAAACGCCGGAGCTGCAGGCAGAGAACCAGAAGGTGATCGACAACTGCCTGCACGTATGTTTACAGCTGACGGCCAACCTGGCGATCTTCGCCAACCCGTTCCTGCCGTTCACTGCGCAAAAGATCTGTCACATGCTGAAGGTGGTAGACCGTATGCTCGACTGGAGCAACGCCGGTAGCATGAAGCTGCTGAGCGTAGGTTACTCCTTACGCGCACCGGAATTGTTGTTTAAAAAGATTGAAGACGAACAAGTGAATCAACAAGTAGAAAAGCTGCACGCCGGCCTGGCACAATCCGCCGCCGCCGCTGCTGCCACCGCACCTGCGAAGCCGGAAGCGGAGAAGAAGGCCGAGATCCAGTACGACGATTTCGCTAAGCTGGAACTGAAAGCGGGTACGATCATCGCCGCAGAGAAGGTAGCAAAAGCAGATAAACTGCTGAAGCTCACCGTAGACTTAGGCAGTGAGCAGCGCACCGTGGTATCGGGTATTGCGATGCACTACCAGCCGGAAGATGTGGTAGGCAAACAGGTAACCCTTGTCGCCAACCTCGCGCCCCGCAAAATGCGCGGTATCGAAAGCCAGGGTATGATCCTGATGGCGGAAGATAAAGATGGCCGCCTGGTGTTCGTGAATCCTGCCGAAGCAGTGGCTCCGGGCAGTAATGTAAGCTGA
- a CDS encoding S66 peptidase family protein: protein MIKIPPYLKKGDLIGITCSSSKMELYQAEYAASVLESWGYRVHLGITVGTSFHNFSAPDELRLEELQDMMDDPEIKAILFGRGGYGMICIIDRLDFTRFRKHPKWLIGYSDVTVLHSHVHQKLGIATMHSMMSSGITIATREDQYVQSLRLALAGKSYKYSFGPHPMDRTGTATGELVGGNLTLLAAVSGSASQVDTKGKILVLEDIGEYRYSVDRMMYNLKRAGWLDKLAGLVVGSFTEARETETPFGQSEYEIINNLVSEYDYPVCYGFPVGHQEQNYALKLGLKHELKVSGKQCSLKQLK, encoded by the coding sequence ATGATAAAAATTCCACCATATCTGAAAAAAGGCGACCTTATCGGCATTACCTGCTCCAGCAGTAAAATGGAGCTGTACCAGGCCGAATATGCCGCCAGTGTGCTGGAATCGTGGGGCTACCGGGTACACCTGGGCATTACGGTTGGCACTAGTTTCCATAATTTCTCCGCGCCGGACGAGCTTCGCCTCGAGGAGCTGCAGGATATGATGGACGATCCCGAGATCAAAGCTATCCTTTTTGGCCGCGGTGGCTACGGCATGATCTGTATTATAGACCGGCTGGACTTTACCCGTTTCCGTAAGCACCCTAAATGGCTGATCGGCTACAGCGATGTAACCGTACTGCACTCCCACGTGCACCAGAAACTGGGCATTGCCACCATGCACTCGATGATGAGCAGCGGCATTACCATTGCTACCCGTGAAGATCAATATGTGCAAAGCCTGCGCCTGGCACTGGCCGGCAAAAGTTATAAATACAGCTTCGGTCCGCACCCGATGGACCGTACCGGTACGGCTACAGGCGAACTGGTGGGCGGTAACCTTACCTTACTGGCGGCCGTATCCGGCTCGGCCTCGCAGGTAGACACCAAAGGCAAAATACTCGTACTGGAAGATATTGGCGAATACCGGTATAGTGTTGACCGTATGATGTACAACCTGAAACGCGCCGGCTGGCTCGATAAACTGGCAGGCCTCGTCGTAGGCAGCTTTACCGAGGCCCGCGAAACGGAAACACCGTTCGGTCAGTCGGAATACGAGATCATCAATAACCTGGTGAGCGAGTACGACTACCCGGTGTGTTACGGCTTCCCCGTTGGCCACCAGGAGCAGAATTATGCCCTTAAGTTGGGGCTGAAGCATGAATTGAAGGTGAGTGGCAAGCAGTGCAGCCTGAAGCAGCTGAAATAA
- a CDS encoding alpha/beta hydrolase, whose protein sequence is MKSFLQNLAWKKILIWAIAVYITGGIVLYFIQEKLIFHPTVLPMNYQYKFDVPFEELLIPINKKEKISAVLFKAEKSHGIVLYFHGNGQNIERYAPYMQYFTRNGYDALIMDYRQFGKSTGRLKESTFYSDAMQMYKVARGRVAPWQIVIYGKSLGTGVAAELASQVECKKLILETPYYSLPDVVMQYAPVYPYDYLMDFKFPTYQYLPEVAEPVVIFHGTNDRVVPYASADKLKPLLKPADEFVTIEGGVITG, encoded by the coding sequence ATGAAATCATTTTTACAAAACCTGGCCTGGAAGAAGATATTGATATGGGCGATCGCTGTTTATATTACGGGCGGCATCGTACTCTACTTCATACAGGAAAAACTGATCTTTCATCCGACGGTGTTGCCGATGAATTACCAGTATAAATTTGATGTTCCCTTCGAGGAGCTGCTTATCCCCATCAACAAAAAGGAAAAGATCAGTGCCGTACTGTTTAAGGCGGAAAAGTCGCATGGCATCGTTTTATACTTCCATGGCAACGGGCAGAATATTGAAAGATATGCCCCCTACATGCAGTACTTCACCCGCAACGGCTACGACGCGCTCATCATGGACTACCGCCAGTTTGGCAAAAGTACCGGCCGGCTGAAAGAAAGTACGTTTTACAGTGATGCGATGCAGATGTACAAGGTGGCCCGCGGTCGCGTGGCGCCCTGGCAGATCGTGATCTATGGCAAGTCGCTGGGTACAGGCGTGGCGGCGGAACTGGCCTCGCAGGTGGAATGCAAAAAACTCATCCTCGAAACACCTTATTACAGCCTGCCCGACGTAGTCATGCAGTACGCACCGGTGTATCCCTACGATTACCTGATGGATTTTAAGTTCCCGACCTACCAGTACCTGCCTGAAGTAGCGGAGCCGGTGGTCATCTTCCACGGTACGAACGACCGGGTGGTACCTTATGCTTCGGCAGATAAGTTGAAGCCGCTGCTAAAGCCGGCAGACGAGTTTGTAACGATAGAAGGGGGAGTCATAACGGGTTAA
- a CDS encoding alpha/beta hydrolase codes for MNPTVIYIIAGYVLLLVIAYLVQEAFIFKPEKLHPDFTFKYDQPFEELFYEVAPGVRINGLHFMVDEPRGTILYFHGNSRSIKGWGKFARDFTRYGYDVVMIDYRGFGKSTGKRSEQDLLQDAQFVYDTLRAAQPEHCLLVYGRSIGSGFAAKVAGDNAPRYLILDAPYYSFARVVKRFLPVLPLRWVLRYHLRTDRWIKEVKCHTYILHGTKDRLIPIRHSEHLQAINPHMITLIRIEGGGHNNLPTFPEYHAFIRDILQT; via the coding sequence ATGAACCCTACGGTGATCTATATCATAGCCGGTTACGTACTACTGCTGGTCATCGCTTACCTGGTACAGGAGGCGTTTATCTTCAAGCCCGAAAAACTGCATCCCGATTTTACGTTTAAGTATGATCAGCCGTTTGAAGAGTTGTTCTATGAGGTAGCGCCGGGCGTGCGGATTAACGGGTTACACTTTATGGTAGACGAGCCGCGCGGCACCATCCTTTACTTTCACGGCAATTCGCGCAGTATTAAAGGCTGGGGCAAGTTTGCCAGAGACTTTACCCGTTACGGTTATGACGTAGTGATGATCGACTACCGGGGTTTCGGTAAAAGCACCGGCAAAAGGAGCGAGCAGGATTTGCTGCAGGATGCGCAGTTCGTATACGATACACTGCGGGCCGCGCAGCCGGAACACTGCCTGTTAGTCTACGGTCGCAGCATCGGCAGCGGTTTCGCCGCCAAAGTGGCCGGCGACAATGCACCACGATACCTCATCCTGGATGCGCCGTATTACAGCTTTGCCCGTGTAGTGAAACGTTTTTTACCGGTGCTGCCACTGCGCTGGGTGTTACGCTACCACCTTCGCACCGACCGCTGGATCAAAGAAGTGAAATGCCATACTTATATTTTACATGGAACCAAAGACCGGCTGATCCCTATACGCCACAGCGAACATTTGCAGGCCATTAACCCGCACATGATCACGCTGATCAGGATCGAAGGCGGAGGGCATAACAATCTGCCCACTTTCCCGGAGTACCATGCCTTTATCAGAGATATTTTACAAACATGA